The genomic region AAAAAAAAGAAACTTGATGCCTAAGTATCAAGTTTCTTTAAATTCAGCTAATATATAGTCGGCTCAATCAAGCCGTAATTACCGTCATTTCGTTTATACACTACATTAACCTCATCGCTTTCCGAATTCGCAAACACAAAGAATGCATGTCCCAAGAGCTCCATTTGCAAAACAGCCTCCTCCGGATCCATGGGCTTTACCGGGAAACGCTTTGTCCTTACAATTCGAAACTCGTTCTGGTCTGTATCTTCAACATCGGGAATGTTTTCAAGCCTTATGCTTTCATGCCCTCTGTACCGTCTCTCAATACGAGTTTTATGCTTTTCCAATTGCTTGTGTAGCTTGTCAATCGCCTTGTCAATAGAAATGTACATATCGTTTGTAGCCTCTTCTGCTCTAAGTATCACCCCGTTCTTCAGTGGGATTGTAATCTCCACAATCTGTCTATTTCTTTCTACGCTCATAGTGACCTGCGCATCCACTTCACTTCCAAACAACTTGTCGATTCTTTCCAACTTGCTTTCAGCCATATTCCTCAACGCATCAGTGATGTCCATGTTCTTTCCGCTTACAATAATTCTCATAAAC from Peptostreptococcaceae bacterium harbors:
- the raiA gene encoding ribosome-associated translation inhibitor RaiA; translated protein: MRIIVSGKNMDITDALRNMAESKLERIDKLFGSEVDAQVTMSVERNRQIVEITIPLKNGVILRAEEATNDMYISIDKAIDKLHKQLEKHKTRIERRYRGHESIRLENIPDVEDTDQNEFRIVRTKRFPVKPMDPEEAVLQMELLGHAFFVFANSESDEVNVVYKRNDGNYGLIEPTIY